One genomic window of Lentisphaera araneosa HTCC2155 includes the following:
- a CDS encoding Gfo/Idh/MocA family protein, which produces MNLIHDRRNFLKGSSALLASSLTASSALADTKPSQKTLKVALIGCGGRGSGAANQILKVDNNIQLVALADLFPDKVDSAKKRFARLGDKVQLSDDTCFSGFDAYKKVMAMPEVDIVLLATPPHFRPMHMEAAVDAGKHIFAEKPLACDPAGLKKAAEAIRKCEEKGLYFLCGFCYRFDGPKVETMKQIKEGIIGDIINIQTSYNAGGLWHRGRKEDWTDMEWQMRNWLYFTWLSGDHIVEQAIHSIDKMQWLAGDDDIKSVNAMGGRQSRTDAKYGNIYDNFSVNYEFQNGITGNFTCRQQSGADRYVGDIAYGTKGKVDFQRARIYNSKGEQIWAAKGKFEQMHQHEQRVLVEHLRAGKYFNNGKESIKSCGLGILGRMSGYTGKKLTWDQLMNSKEDLSPSAYSFDTPISVAPVAKPGITKFI; this is translated from the coding sequence ATGAACCTCATTCACGATCGACGCAATTTCCTCAAAGGCAGCTCTGCCTTACTCGCCTCTAGCCTAACTGCTTCATCTGCACTTGCAGACACAAAGCCTTCGCAAAAAACTCTCAAAGTCGCATTAATTGGTTGTGGCGGCCGTGGTTCAGGTGCTGCCAATCAAATCCTTAAAGTCGATAATAATATTCAGCTCGTTGCCTTAGCTGACCTCTTTCCCGATAAGGTTGATTCTGCAAAAAAACGTTTTGCTCGCTTGGGTGACAAAGTACAATTGTCTGACGACACTTGTTTCTCAGGTTTTGATGCCTACAAAAAAGTCATGGCCATGCCAGAAGTTGATATCGTACTTCTCGCAACGCCTCCTCATTTCCGTCCTATGCATATGGAAGCCGCCGTAGATGCAGGTAAACACATCTTTGCAGAAAAGCCTTTAGCTTGTGATCCAGCTGGCTTAAAAAAGGCTGCCGAAGCTATCCGTAAATGTGAAGAAAAGGGACTCTACTTCCTTTGTGGTTTTTGCTATCGTTTTGATGGCCCAAAAGTTGAGACCATGAAGCAAATCAAAGAAGGGATCATTGGTGACATCATCAATATCCAAACTTCTTATAATGCGGGTGGCTTATGGCATCGTGGACGCAAAGAAGATTGGACTGATATGGAATGGCAAATGCGTAACTGGCTCTACTTCACCTGGCTCTCTGGTGACCACATCGTTGAACAAGCCATCCATAGCATTGATAAAATGCAGTGGCTTGCAGGAGATGACGACATCAAATCGGTAAACGCCATGGGTGGTCGTCAATCGAGAACAGATGCCAAATACGGTAATATTTATGACAATTTTAGCGTTAATTATGAATTCCAAAACGGTATCACGGGTAACTTCACTTGCCGTCAGCAATCAGGTGCTGACCGATACGTTGGTGACATTGCCTATGGCACAAAAGGTAAGGTCGATTTTCAACGTGCTCGTATCTACAACTCAAAAGGTGAGCAAATCTGGGCAGCCAAAGGTAAATTTGAACAGATGCACCAACACGAACAACGTGTTTTAGTCGAGCATCTACGAGCTGGAAAATATTTTAACAACGGCAAAGAATCTATTAAAAGTTGTGGTTTAGGCATCTTAGGCCGCATGTCGGGCTATACGGGCAAGAAACTTACCTGGGATCAACTGATGAATTCCAAAGAAGACTTAAGTCCAAGTGCTTATTCTTTCGATACGCCAATTTCTGTAGCTCCAGTTGCTAAACCTGGCATTACAAAATTTATTTAG
- a CDS encoding sugar phosphate isomerase/epimerase family protein, whose amino-acid sequence MKKLSLLLTCLFLSFSASAEKLDIKFALKYGMIKEKGLSVQEKFQLVKDLGYDGIEVNAPSGNREQLKAASEATGLPIHGVVCSTHWKLQLSDPSPEIRAKGLEGFKQAIKDAKFYGASSVLLVPGKVRKGTSFQECWDRSIAEIKKALPLAKELGINILLENVWNDFLTRPEDTLKYINELEAERVGSYFDIGNTVRYNPPASWPPVLGNKIMKLDVKPYLLQPEGGNVWKGFKAKIGQDSNDWPAVCKALKEINYSGWATAEVGGGDKKRLKEILTNMRKVFSH is encoded by the coding sequence ATGAAAAAACTAAGCTTATTATTAACTTGTCTTTTTTTAAGTTTTTCTGCTTCTGCCGAAAAGCTGGACATCAAATTTGCTCTCAAATATGGCATGATTAAGGAAAAGGGCTTGTCCGTTCAGGAAAAGTTCCAACTCGTCAAGGACCTCGGTTACGATGGTATTGAAGTTAATGCCCCAAGTGGAAACCGAGAACAATTAAAAGCCGCGAGTGAAGCAACCGGGCTTCCCATTCACGGCGTTGTGTGTAGCACTCATTGGAAACTTCAACTTTCAGACCCCAGCCCAGAAATTAGAGCTAAAGGCTTAGAGGGATTTAAGCAAGCCATTAAAGATGCCAAGTTTTATGGTGCTAGTTCAGTCCTCCTCGTTCCAGGAAAAGTTCGCAAAGGAACCTCTTTTCAAGAATGCTGGGATCGCAGTATTGCTGAAATAAAAAAAGCTCTCCCCCTTGCCAAAGAACTCGGAATCAATATCCTTCTAGAAAATGTATGGAATGATTTCCTCACAAGGCCAGAAGACACCCTTAAGTACATCAATGAACTTGAAGCTGAACGCGTGGGCTCCTATTTCGATATAGGCAATACGGTACGCTACAATCCACCAGCTTCATGGCCTCCCGTCCTTGGCAATAAGATCATGAAACTCGACGTAAAGCCCTACTTACTTCAGCCCGAAGGCGGAAATGTGTGGAAAGGCTTCAAAGCAAAAATTGGCCAAGACAGCAATGATTGGCCCGCCGTGTGCAAAGCTTTGAAAGAAATCAATTACTCAGGCTGGGCAACAGCTGAAGTCGGTGGTGGAGATAAAAAACGCTTAAAAGAGATTCTCACTAACATGAGAAAAGTTTTTTCTCATTAA
- a CDS encoding FAD:protein FMN transferase — protein MKLLALFACFLFSVHADLQPHNFTSRQMGCDFRVMIYSENADLAKRAAEKAFARILEINQACSDYLVKSEVNSLSASHQEWFPLSEDLFTVLDYSLNLSEQSSGAFDITCGPLTRMWRKARFMKKIPSDKEIARNLERCGYRKIELKDQQAKLLAPQMKIDLGAVAKGYAIDEAMKVLKRNSIQHAMIDASGDLLMTAHPTGKWTIYLSDRNHSINNEYIQIKQGALATSGSSLQNLKKDGKTYSHIIDPRTGRALTQNQRVSVFAESAMEADALASSFSVLNFQENSLLLKNCGVRINNGNSIHQSKNFPTVYSGDKL, from the coding sequence ATGAAACTATTAGCACTTTTTGCTTGCTTTTTATTCTCGGTTCATGCTGACCTTCAGCCACATAATTTTACTAGCCGCCAAATGGGCTGTGATTTTCGCGTAATGATCTATTCAGAAAATGCGGATCTCGCAAAACGAGCCGCAGAAAAGGCTTTCGCAAGAATTTTAGAGATCAATCAAGCCTGCAGTGATTACTTAGTCAAAAGTGAGGTCAACTCTCTTTCGGCAAGTCACCAAGAATGGTTTCCATTAAGTGAGGATTTGTTCACTGTTCTCGATTATTCACTCAACTTATCAGAGCAAAGTTCAGGTGCTTTTGATATCACTTGTGGCCCCCTCACCCGCATGTGGCGCAAAGCGCGCTTCATGAAAAAAATCCCTTCAGACAAAGAAATTGCCCGCAATCTAGAGCGTTGCGGATACCGCAAAATTGAATTAAAAGATCAACAGGCAAAACTCTTAGCACCTCAAATGAAAATCGATTTAGGAGCAGTTGCCAAAGGTTATGCCATTGACGAAGCCATGAAGGTCTTAAAACGTAACTCGATTCAACACGCAATGATTGATGCTTCTGGGGATCTCTTGATGACGGCTCACCCAACAGGAAAGTGGACCATTTATTTAAGTGATCGCAATCATTCCATAAATAATGAATATATCCAAATCAAACAAGGTGCCCTCGCCACCTCGGGCAGTTCTCTACAGAACCTCAAAAAAGACGGCAAGACTTACTCCCATATTATAGATCCAAGAACGGGAAGAGCCTTAACTCAGAATCAACGTGTCTCGGTTTTTGCGGAGTCCGCAATGGAGGCCGATGCCCTCGCCTCAAGTTTTAGTGTGCTCAACTTCCAAGAAAACTCTCTACTGTTAAAAAATTGCGGAGTCCGCATTAATAACGGCAATTCAATTCATCAATCTAAAAACTTCCCAACTGTTTATTCTGGAGACAAACTATGA
- a CDS encoding SUMF1/EgtB/PvdO family nonheme iron enzyme: MKYRSLFSLMLTASALSAVDFQKDVKPIFDKHCMTCHNKNVGAGGLIITDKSSVFAHGKHGARITSGDASKSSIYTLATLAANDPRMPMPTTLSSEEKTTLKNWIDQGAKWPEEKAPSGEFVKTLSSVDGERSIIMASELYKALGFETQAGKKATVETPYTVNKAAENEFTMMPIPGGKYKRGSANDEESPVKEIEISAFWMGKHEVTWAEYESWQFDLDIERRTPESFTMNKLDKNADIVSRPTGPYLDMSFGMGKEKRPVICMTQLAAKAYCMWLSAKTGHFYRLPTEAEWEYACRAGSQSEYSFGDDASKLGDYAWFADNANDSYQAIGQKKPNAWGLHDMHGNVSEWVLDSFDPEFYEKSPGKDPVNLAPKTPEENPFEETEFWPNKIYERIVRGGSYVNSADELRSAKRFYSNPEWKVQDPQIPKSVWYHTDAVWVGFRVVRAGEIPKLEDLHKYWPTDEEIKAIPQRGE, translated from the coding sequence ATGAAATATAGAAGCCTATTTAGCCTAATGCTCACCGCCTCTGCCTTGAGCGCTGTAGACTTTCAAAAAGATGTTAAACCTATTTTCGACAAGCACTGTATGACCTGCCACAACAAAAATGTTGGGGCTGGCGGATTAATCATTACCGATAAATCTAGCGTTTTTGCACACGGCAAACATGGAGCAAGAATTACATCAGGCGATGCCAGTAAAAGCTCAATCTACACTTTAGCAACACTAGCTGCTAACGACCCGCGCATGCCGATGCCCACAACTTTAAGCTCAGAAGAAAAGACCACGCTTAAAAATTGGATTGACCAAGGCGCTAAGTGGCCTGAAGAAAAAGCCCCGAGTGGTGAATTCGTTAAAACTCTCTCTTCAGTTGATGGAGAAAGAAGTATCATCATGGCAAGCGAACTTTACAAAGCTCTTGGCTTTGAAACGCAAGCTGGTAAAAAAGCTACAGTAGAAACTCCTTATACAGTTAATAAAGCTGCTGAAAACGAATTCACCATGATGCCTATTCCTGGAGGCAAGTACAAGCGCGGATCCGCAAATGATGAGGAATCACCTGTGAAAGAAATCGAAATCTCTGCTTTCTGGATGGGAAAACACGAAGTCACTTGGGCAGAGTATGAATCTTGGCAGTTTGATTTAGACATTGAACGCCGTACGCCAGAAAGTTTCACAATGAACAAGCTCGACAAAAATGCCGACATCGTCTCACGTCCTACGGGCCCTTATTTAGATATGAGTTTTGGTATGGGCAAAGAAAAGCGTCCTGTGATTTGTATGACTCAATTAGCTGCGAAAGCTTACTGTATGTGGTTGAGTGCCAAAACAGGTCACTTTTATCGCCTTCCTACCGAAGCTGAATGGGAGTATGCTTGTCGTGCGGGAAGCCAAAGTGAATATAGCTTTGGTGACGACGCCAGTAAACTTGGTGACTACGCTTGGTTTGCGGACAACGCCAATGACTCATACCAAGCCATTGGCCAAAAGAAACCTAATGCTTGGGGCTTACACGACATGCACGGCAATGTTTCTGAATGGGTTCTCGATAGTTTCGACCCAGAATTCTATGAAAAGTCACCCGGTAAAGATCCAGTAAATCTCGCCCCTAAAACTCCTGAAGAAAATCCTTTTGAAGAAACTGAATTTTGGCCGAACAAAATCTACGAACGCATTGTTCGTGGAGGTTCCTATGTCAATAGTGCAGATGAATTGAGATCCGCAAAACGCTTCTACTCCAACCCCGAATGGAAGGTACAAGATCCCCAAATTCCCAAATCTGTCTGGTATCACACCGATGCCGTTTGGGTTGGCTTCCGCGTCGTAAGAGCAGGCGAAATCCCAAAACTTGAAGATCTTCATAAATACTGGCCCACTGATGAAGAAATCAAAGCCATACCTCAACGAGGAGAATGA
- a CDS encoding SIMPL domain-containing protein, with protein sequence MNKFLTPIICGMLIATGMTCAGYFIGQTMYNAKVALNIAEAKGLAERRVTANLVNWDMDFTLSSNKKTDLALLYKRAEELQKKISNTLQSQGFEESEIDLGIIDYQYHAIRDDKNVMISQSYSLNADIELESDKVQLVKAARKELNKLIAQGISLNNHAPKYLFTELNKIKPDMLKEATKNARIAAGEFASHAGVKVGGIRNARQGNFYIRDAGSDYGDTHKIEKDVRVVTNISFYLDK encoded by the coding sequence ATGAATAAATTTTTAACGCCAATCATCTGTGGCATGCTTATTGCCACAGGAATGACTTGTGCAGGCTATTTTATTGGCCAAACTATGTACAATGCCAAAGTCGCTCTCAATATTGCCGAAGCTAAAGGCTTGGCTGAAAGACGCGTCACTGCCAACCTCGTTAATTGGGATATGGATTTCACTCTGAGCTCTAATAAGAAGACCGACCTCGCCCTGCTTTATAAACGAGCTGAAGAACTGCAAAAAAAGATTAGCAATACTTTACAAAGTCAAGGCTTCGAAGAAAGCGAAATTGACTTGGGCATTATTGATTATCAGTATCACGCTATTAGAGATGATAAAAATGTGATGATCTCGCAAAGCTATTCACTTAATGCCGATATTGAACTTGAGTCAGATAAAGTACAATTAGTTAAAGCGGCTCGAAAAGAGTTGAATAAACTCATTGCCCAAGGAATCAGTTTAAATAATCACGCTCCTAAATATCTGTTTACTGAGCTAAACAAAATCAAACCTGACATGCTTAAAGAAGCCACAAAAAATGCTCGTATTGCCGCAGGTGAATTTGCTTCTCACGCTGGCGTTAAAGTTGGCGGAATTCGCAACGCACGCCAAGGGAACTTCTACATTCGCGATGCCGGTAGTGATTATGGTGATACCCATAAAATCGAAAAGGATGTTCGCGTTGTCACCAATATCAGCTTTTATTTAGATAAATAA
- a CDS encoding glutamine synthetase III, translating into MSGSISRQNAIQAVIDGTYVEPMNYIDNPVTEFYGCNVFTDEVMKARLPKNTYKSVKATIDAGSDLDLAAADVVATAMKDWALEKGATHYTHVFYPLTGSSAEKHDSFLSPDGEGKCITEFSGKLLVQGEPDASSFPNGGIRDTFEARGYTAWDVTSPAYILESDNGTTLCIPTCFVSWTGEALDKKTPVLRSMQAVDKAAHKVLEILNPGEEVTKVTSFAGPEQEYFLVDTNFFYARPDLISADRTVFGAAPVKGQEFDDHYFGAVPARVLNFMMEVEQECFKLAIPVKTRHNEVAPGQFEIAPVYETANVATDHQQLIVHIIKATANKHGMTAIFHEKPFAGLNGSGKHLNWSIGNTTQGNLLDPGKTPHDNLQFITFCAAVISSVEKNQGLLRAVIASASNDHRLGANEAPPAILSVFLGDQLADVFAQIQSTGKATTSIDGGLMNLGVDSMPQLPRDAGDRNRTSPFAFTGNRFEFRAVGSLQSIAGPLVALNTMMADALSSIGSSLEAKIAAGSSIEDAVFATVKDVMDESGQIVFNGNGYSDEWQVEAAKRGLKNLKTSAEALTEITTPENVAMFEKQGVLSKVELESRQNIYQEQYAAKVNVEANLTERMAETQILPAAVRYQTELAENIASLSAAGVEGDKSALVAVTGQIAALSSAVAKLKEIRSKHIEDATEECVYYAHTILPAMLEVRAAADALEASIADDLWPLPNYTEMLFIK; encoded by the coding sequence ATGAGTGGTTCTATCTCTAGACAAAATGCCATCCAGGCAGTTATCGACGGTACTTACGTCGAACCAATGAACTATATCGACAACCCTGTAACTGAATTCTATGGTTGCAATGTTTTCACTGACGAGGTCATGAAAGCTCGCCTTCCTAAGAACACTTACAAATCAGTAAAAGCGACTATCGACGCTGGTTCTGACCTAGATCTTGCTGCTGCAGACGTTGTTGCTACAGCAATGAAAGACTGGGCACTTGAAAAAGGTGCAACTCACTACACGCACGTTTTCTATCCACTCACTGGTTCTTCTGCTGAAAAGCACGATTCATTCCTTTCTCCTGATGGCGAAGGCAAATGCATTACTGAATTCTCTGGTAAGCTCCTCGTACAAGGTGAGCCTGATGCATCATCTTTCCCTAACGGTGGTATCCGTGACACTTTCGAAGCACGTGGTTACACGGCTTGGGACGTAACTTCTCCTGCTTACATCCTCGAATCTGACAACGGTACAACACTTTGTATCCCTACTTGTTTCGTTTCTTGGACTGGTGAAGCACTCGATAAGAAAACTCCAGTTCTCCGTTCAATGCAAGCTGTTGACAAAGCAGCGCACAAAGTTCTCGAAATCCTCAATCCTGGTGAAGAAGTTACTAAAGTTACTTCTTTCGCTGGTCCTGAGCAAGAGTACTTCCTCGTTGACACTAACTTCTTCTACGCTCGCCCTGACCTCATCTCAGCTGACCGTACCGTTTTCGGTGCTGCTCCAGTTAAAGGTCAAGAGTTCGACGACCACTACTTCGGTGCAGTACCTGCACGTGTACTTAACTTCATGATGGAAGTTGAGCAAGAGTGTTTCAAACTCGCTATCCCAGTAAAAACTCGTCACAACGAAGTTGCTCCTGGTCAGTTCGAAATCGCTCCTGTATACGAAACAGCTAACGTTGCTACTGATCACCAACAACTCATCGTTCACATCATTAAAGCTACTGCTAACAAGCACGGCATGACGGCAATCTTCCACGAGAAGCCTTTCGCTGGTCTTAATGGTTCTGGTAAGCACCTTAACTGGTCAATTGGTAACACAACTCAGGGTAACCTCCTCGATCCAGGTAAAACTCCTCACGATAACCTCCAGTTCATCACTTTCTGTGCTGCTGTTATTTCTTCTGTTGAGAAAAACCAAGGTCTTCTCCGCGCTGTAATCGCTTCTGCTTCTAACGACCACCGTCTCGGTGCTAACGAAGCTCCTCCTGCGATTCTTTCTGTTTTCCTCGGTGACCAACTCGCAGACGTTTTTGCTCAAATCCAGAGCACTGGTAAAGCAACAACTTCTATCGATGGTGGTTTAATGAACCTCGGTGTTGATTCAATGCCACAACTTCCACGTGATGCTGGTGACCGTAACCGTACATCTCCTTTCGCTTTCACTGGTAACCGTTTCGAGTTCCGTGCTGTTGGTTCACTGCAATCAATTGCTGGTCCTCTCGTTGCTCTTAATACTATGATGGCTGATGCTCTTAGTTCTATCGGATCATCACTTGAAGCAAAAATTGCAGCAGGTTCTTCAATCGAAGATGCGGTTTTCGCAACTGTTAAAGATGTTATGGATGAGTCTGGTCAAATTGTCTTCAATGGCAATGGTTACTCTGACGAGTGGCAAGTTGAAGCTGCTAAGCGCGGTCTTAAAAACCTTAAGACTTCTGCTGAAGCACTTACTGAGATCACAACTCCTGAAAACGTCGCTATGTTCGAGAAGCAAGGCGTTCTTTCTAAAGTTGAACTCGAGTCACGTCAAAACATCTACCAAGAGCAATATGCTGCTAAAGTTAACGTTGAAGCTAACCTCACTGAGCGTATGGCTGAAACTCAAATCCTTCCTGCTGCAGTTCGTTACCAAACTGAACTCGCAGAAAACATCGCTTCACTTAGTGCAGCTGGTGTAGAAGGCGACAAGTCAGCTCTCGTAGCTGTTACAGGTCAAATTGCTGCTCTTAGCTCAGCTGTAGCAAAGCTTAAAGAAATTCGTAGCAAGCACATCGAAGATGCCACTGAAGAATGTGTATACTACGCACACACTATCCTTCCTGCAATGCTCGAAGTACGTGCTGCTGCTGATGCTCTTGAAGCATCTATTGCTGATGATCTCTGGCCACTACCAAACTACACAGAGATGCTTTTCATCAAATAA
- a CDS encoding DUF5077 domain-containing protein gives MKVVYSLIIIHLCLVSAIAKTQYLFNGKQIQALKTDDFSLKDNVFQGQGNLSILTDQLAVQVDIMVEALSENSSLSVDQQKLAIDLPTKRLKHINFTYRRLANEQKSIRVPEKPTIYFGDASRFNPEYFNGSHNENNKANEIVLNFNSEVKIHRMRIIPINSFSLKEFFIMKAGTKKQFTHYNAELYKSRCFECHGEKMMVPTKASLRGLKRSLASHAQLYKYIKQHRDLNDFTSHSLAWYINNHILKTHQKSLYRTYSKSHWQKLPNSLYSIDEFLQKKEAAEKLQFTLKADQGELINQGEARLINGALEFWNDSQTWIKWQVELKHPGFVNVSIEQAFPHDELAEYSVNIGAQELSAKVVKTENWTAFQKVDLGKIYINKAGTYTVTIVPKTKPGIAVMNLSQLKISGLPVFNLDQSDKQTVFHYKIEKSKSYASLEKTPTPQTHTNKKSSIQENHSTAKISNKNTAPKLDNINLDKEKNDVINEDIPPKKTEGNLEYIYI, from the coding sequence ATGAAAGTAGTATATAGCCTAATTATTATTCACTTATGCCTTGTAAGTGCTATCGCTAAAACCCAATATTTATTTAATGGCAAACAAATCCAAGCATTAAAAACTGATGATTTTTCCTTAAAAGACAACGTTTTTCAAGGTCAAGGAAATCTATCGATATTAACAGATCAGCTTGCTGTTCAAGTCGATATCATGGTGGAAGCTTTATCAGAGAACAGTAGTTTAAGTGTTGATCAGCAAAAATTAGCAATCGATCTCCCTACTAAACGACTTAAACACATAAACTTTACTTACAGACGTTTAGCTAATGAACAAAAGTCTATTAGAGTCCCCGAAAAACCAACTATATACTTCGGCGATGCATCACGCTTTAACCCTGAATATTTCAACGGTAGTCACAATGAAAATAATAAGGCTAATGAAATTGTCTTAAATTTTAATAGTGAGGTAAAAATCCACCGTATGCGTATCATCCCCATTAATTCTTTTAGTCTTAAAGAATTTTTCATCATGAAAGCAGGTACGAAAAAACAGTTCACTCACTACAATGCCGAACTCTATAAATCGCGTTGTTTCGAATGTCATGGTGAAAAAATGATGGTGCCAACAAAAGCTAGCTTAAGAGGACTCAAACGATCATTAGCTAGTCATGCCCAACTTTACAAATACATTAAACAACATCGCGATCTAAATGACTTCACCAGTCACAGTCTCGCTTGGTATATCAATAATCATATCTTAAAAACACACCAAAAAAGCCTCTATCGTACTTATAGTAAATCACATTGGCAAAAACTTCCTAACTCACTTTATAGCATTGATGAATTCTTACAGAAAAAAGAGGCTGCAGAAAAACTTCAGTTTACACTCAAAGCGGATCAAGGTGAACTCATTAACCAGGGTGAAGCGCGCCTTATAAATGGTGCTTTAGAATTTTGGAATGATTCTCAAACTTGGATTAAATGGCAAGTTGAACTCAAACATCCAGGCTTCGTTAATGTTAGTATTGAACAAGCTTTTCCTCACGACGAACTCGCGGAATATAGCGTTAATATTGGCGCACAAGAACTGAGTGCGAAGGTCGTGAAAACCGAAAATTGGACTGCTTTTCAAAAAGTAGATTTAGGTAAAATCTATATCAACAAAGCTGGTACGTATACCGTGACGATTGTCCCAAAAACAAAACCGGGAATTGCGGTCATGAACTTAAGTCAACTCAAAATAAGTGGCTTACCTGTTTTCAATCTTGATCAATCAGACAAACAAACTGTCTTTCATTATAAAATAGAGAAAAGTAAGAGCTACGCCAGTTTAGAAAAAACACCAACTCCACAGACTCATACAAATAAAAAAAGTTCTATACAAGAAAACCATAGTACGGCAAAAATCAGTAATAAAAATACTGCGCCGAAGCTCGATAACATTAATTTAGATAAAGAGAAAAATGACGTCATAAACGAAGATATACCACCAAAGAAAACCGAAGGAAATTTAGAATACATTTATATTTAA
- a CDS encoding TIM barrel protein gives MQRREFIKSTIAAGAATVALSSCASNKTSSKVKNSWQNGISPWPLCLDTATLSKKISLEKKIELAAEAGFDAIEPWDRELKAHEESGKSLKDLAQKVKDLGMFVPSVIGVWGSLAPDKETFEKDREQHRERLRMISEVGASHAQIIPKFDRKEPLDHYNAAWAYAEICKMAKEFNLDPGIIFLNFVPGLEKLADAVHIGLLSGVENAQVIPDTFHMFLTEESPNGIGRLNPEMITIFQFADAAKDLKPSNAKGLDSRRVLPGDGQIDLVSYLKPLKEIGYKGCVSLELYNPEYRKREPKAFLAEAIQKTRAVIAKV, from the coding sequence ATGCAAAGACGAGAATTCATTAAATCCACTATCGCTGCTGGAGCCGCCACCGTAGCCCTATCCTCTTGTGCCTCAAACAAGACAAGTTCCAAAGTAAAAAACTCTTGGCAGAACGGCATAAGTCCTTGGCCTCTCTGTCTCGATACGGCGACTCTCTCCAAGAAAATCTCCCTCGAAAAAAAGATCGAGCTTGCTGCTGAAGCGGGTTTCGATGCTATTGAACCTTGGGATCGCGAACTCAAAGCTCATGAAGAGTCAGGTAAAAGTCTCAAAGACCTCGCACAAAAAGTCAAAGACCTCGGCATGTTTGTTCCAAGCGTCATTGGTGTTTGGGGTTCTTTGGCTCCAGATAAAGAAACCTTTGAAAAAGATCGCGAGCAACATCGTGAACGTCTGCGCATGATCAGTGAAGTTGGTGCTTCTCATGCACAAATCATCCCCAAATTTGACCGCAAAGAACCTTTAGATCATTATAATGCCGCTTGGGCTTATGCCGAAATTTGTAAAATGGCTAAGGAATTTAATCTCGATCCAGGCATCATTTTTCTCAACTTTGTTCCCGGTTTAGAGAAACTTGCCGATGCCGTTCATATTGGCCTACTCTCGGGTGTTGAAAACGCTCAGGTCATCCCCGATACTTTCCATATGTTCCTTACAGAGGAATCTCCCAATGGCATTGGACGACTCAATCCAGAGATGATCACCATCTTTCAATTTGCGGATGCCGCAAAAGACCTCAAGCCCAGCAATGCCAAAGGACTAGATAGTCGCCGCGTACTTCCTGGCGACGGCCAAATTGATCTCGTGAGTTACCTCAAGCCCCTGAAAGAGATCGGCTACAAGGGCTGTGTTTCTCTTGAACTCTACAATCCCGAATACCGCAAACGCGAACCAAAAGCCTTCCTTGCAGAAGCTATTCAAAAAACACGTGCGGTGATTGCTAAGGTCTAA
- a CDS encoding GNAT family N-acetyltransferase: MNLQIIKVDYSDEKQGVDLCYLLNEYAKDPMGGGEALNKKVLNSLPAKLQDFPGATSFIAYLDNQPAGLVNGFLGFSTFKAQPLFNIHDFAVLKKYRGMKVSSQLMKTIDEYAKEQCCCKITLEVLNKNQIALQAYKNFGFAAYELDPKAGQAIFLEKEI, encoded by the coding sequence ATGAATTTACAAATTATTAAAGTCGATTATAGCGATGAAAAGCAGGGAGTAGATTTATGCTACCTCTTAAACGAATACGCCAAGGACCCCATGGGTGGAGGCGAAGCGCTTAATAAGAAAGTGTTAAATTCACTCCCGGCTAAACTTCAAGACTTTCCTGGAGCTACAAGTTTTATTGCCTACCTAGATAATCAGCCAGCGGGTTTAGTGAATGGCTTTTTGGGTTTTTCGACTTTTAAAGCTCAGCCACTTTTTAATATTCACGATTTCGCAGTACTCAAAAAATATCGCGGAATGAAAGTGAGTTCTCAGCTCATGAAGACTATAGATGAGTATGCTAAAGAGCAGTGCTGTTGTAAGATCACTCTTGAGGTACTCAACAAGAACCAAATTGCCCTACAAGCTTACAAAAATTTTGGTTTTGCTGCTTACGAACTTGATCCAAAGGCCGGGCAAGCAATTTTCCTAGAAAAAGAGATATAG